A single region of the Rhinoraja longicauda isolate Sanriku21f chromosome 12, sRhiLon1.1, whole genome shotgun sequence genome encodes:
- the rgcc gene encoding regulator of cell cycle RGCC, giving the protein MKSYNSRNAARSRVGDEDLSAVLCEFDAVIEDFASPLNKRHFRYDEHLRCMKKRSSTSVSDGGVSDSDSTDSFRRNSFGFSDEKLESSTMSSSKAKLGDTKELEDYIADLNRTLESM; this is encoded by the exons ATGAAGTCGTACAACAGCAGGAATGCAGCGAGAT CGCGGGTCGGGGATGAAGATCTGAGCGCCGTGCTGTGTGAATTTGACGCGGTGATTGAAGATTTCGCCTCCCCGCTCAACAAGAGACACTTCAGGTACGATGAGCACCTGAGGTGTATGAAGAAGAGAAGCAGCACGAGTGTCAGCGACGGCGGAGTCAGTGACTCCGACA GTACAGATTCATTTCGCAGAAACAGTTTCGGCTTCAGTGACGAGAAGCTCGAGAGTTCCACGATGTCGTCGTCCAAAG CAAAACTTGGGGATACAAAGGAACTGGAAGACTACATTGCAGATTTGAACAGAACATTAGAAA GTAtgtga